A genomic stretch from Dehalococcoidia bacterium includes:
- a CDS encoding SDR family NAD(P)-dependent oxidoreductase, with product MTLDNRRRVLITGGAGFIGANLADRLIADGAAVTIFDNLSRRGAAQNLAWLKDSHPEDFRFVQGDICDAGAIGRAMQGMQAVYHLAAQTAVTTSVTDPRSDFEINAAGTFNVLEAARHEGDNPIFIYASTNKVYGGMEHLEVVEEATRYTYKDLPRGASENEPLDFHSPYGCSKGAADQYVRDYHRIYGLRTVVFRQSCIYGPRQMGVEDQGWVAWFVIAAVLGKRLTIYGDGKQVRDLLYIDDLVEAYRLAGEHIEQTAGRIYNIGGGAANTMSVWTEFRPLLERALGRRVPEPAFADWRPGDQKVFFCDTSRAERDFGWRPKVGVEEGVHRLAEWVQANQSLFTEE from the coding sequence TTGACTCTCGACAACCGGCGCAGAGTGCTCATCACCGGCGGCGCCGGCTTCATCGGCGCCAACCTCGCCGACCGCCTGATCGCAGACGGTGCCGCCGTCACCATCTTCGACAACCTCTCGCGCCGCGGCGCGGCACAGAACCTGGCGTGGCTCAAGGACAGCCACCCCGAGGATTTCCGCTTCGTGCAGGGCGACATCTGCGACGCTGGGGCAATCGGCCGAGCGATGCAGGGTATGCAGGCGGTTTACCATCTCGCCGCCCAGACCGCGGTGACGACCTCGGTGACTGACCCGCGCTCGGACTTCGAGATAAACGCTGCTGGCACCTTCAACGTCCTGGAGGCCGCGCGTCACGAGGGCGACAACCCGATATTCATCTACGCCTCGACGAACAAGGTCTACGGGGGCATGGAGCACCTGGAGGTCGTGGAGGAAGCCACTCGCTATACGTATAAGGACCTGCCACGCGGGGCCAGCGAGAATGAGCCGCTCGACTTCCACTCGCCTTACGGCTGCTCGAAAGGGGCGGCCGACCAGTACGTGCGCGATTACCACCGCATCTACGGCCTGCGGACGGTGGTGTTCCGGCAGAGCTGCATCTACGGCCCGCGCCAGATGGGCGTCGAGGACCAGGGTTGGGTCGCCTGGTTCGTCATCGCCGCGGTGCTGGGTAAGCGGCTGACGATCTACGGGGACGGGAAGCAGGTGCGCGACCTGCTCTATATCGACGACCTGGTAGAGGCCTACCGCCTGGCCGGCGAGCACATAGAGCAGACGGCTGGCCGCATCTACAACATCGGCGGCGGGGCCGCGAACACGATGTCGGTGTGGACGGAATTCCGGCCCCTCCTGGAGCGCGCCCTTGGGCGCCGCGTGCCGGAGCCGGCGTTCGCCGACTGGCGTCCGGGCGACCAAAAGGTCTTCTTCTGTGACACCTCCAGGGCAGAGCGCGATTTCGGCTGGCGGCCGAAGGTCGGGGTCGAGGAGGGCGTGCATCGTCTCGCCGAGTGGGTCCAGGCCAACCAGAGCCTGTTCACGGAGGAGTGA
- a CDS encoding UDP-glucuronic acid decarboxylase family protein encodes MRVLVAGGAGFIGSHVCDALLAGGHEVVCLDNFVTGRRRNIEHLADARDFELIEADVAAAPAVRADLVLHLASPASPVHYKEYPIETMLANSAGTHRLLDISRFSGARFVFASTSEVYGDPLEHPQRETYWGNVNPIGPRACYDESKRFGEALTFEYRRKLGVNASIVRIFNTYGPRMNIDDGRVVPAFISAALERRPLPLHGEGNQTRSFCYVSDLVDALLRVAFDPAADGEVFNAGNPQEVSMRELASRVARLTGLSAESIQHLPRGADDPERRRPDIGKMRSRYGWEPRVGLEEGLAATIEYFRATVTAPGAGR; translated from the coding sequence ATGAGAGTCCTGGTCGCCGGGGGCGCGGGCTTCATCGGCAGCCACGTCTGCGATGCCCTGCTGGCCGGGGGCCATGAGGTCGTCTGCCTCGACAACTTCGTTACAGGCCGCCGGCGGAACATCGAGCACCTCGCGGACGCGCGCGACTTCGAGCTCATCGAGGCGGACGTGGCGGCGGCGCCCGCCGTGCGCGCCGACCTCGTGCTGCATCTTGCCTCGCCGGCGAGCCCGGTGCACTACAAGGAGTACCCCATCGAGACCATGCTGGCGAACTCCGCCGGCACGCACCGCCTTCTGGACATCTCCCGGTTCAGCGGGGCCCGCTTTGTCTTCGCGTCGACCTCGGAGGTCTACGGCGACCCGCTCGAGCACCCTCAGCGCGAGACGTACTGGGGCAACGTCAACCCCATCGGCCCGCGGGCCTGTTACGACGAGTCGAAGCGCTTTGGCGAGGCGCTCACGTTCGAGTACCGGCGCAAGCTAGGGGTGAACGCGTCGATCGTGCGCATCTTCAACACCTACGGCCCGCGCATGAACATCGATGACGGGCGGGTGGTGCCGGCCTTCATCTCGGCCGCCCTGGAGCGGCGGCCGCTGCCGCTGCACGGCGAGGGCAACCAGACCCGGTCCTTCTGTTACGTCAGCGACCTCGTCGACGCCCTGCTGCGGGTCGCGTTCGATCCGGCGGCGGACGGGGAGGTGTTCAACGCCGGGAACCCGCAGGAGGTGTCAATGCGCGAGCTGGCGTCGCGGGTCGCGCGGCTCACGGGACTGAGCGCGGAGTCCATCCAGCACCTGCCCCGGGGGGCCGACGACCCGGAACGGCGGCGGCCGGACATCGGCAAGATGCGGTCGCGCTACGGCTGGGAGCCGCGGGTGGGGCTGGAGGAAGGTCTCGCGGCGACGATCGAGTATTTCCGGGCGACTGTGACCGCCCCCGGAGCAGGACGGTAA